One Gossypium hirsutum isolate 1008001.06 chromosome A11, Gossypium_hirsutum_v2.1, whole genome shotgun sequence genomic window carries:
- the LOC107938989 gene encoding histone-lysine N-methyltransferase, H3 lysine-9 specific SUVH1, with protein MEDDDGQDYVDKSRVLNVRPLRCLAPIFPSTPSFPSFPHPQASSPFMCPPPAGHFPPGFASFYPFSGYLDSHNMQTPMPFGFNGSIPAVPINSFRSGANGDAGSSGRSSRNPGPSQYEEEEGYSDWVHVNDGEDSSKAATKKKRIPKRARARSGQDINVASSDVDVDAMVDKIVESFNLMDFDTFKRADGDKDSVGYIRMIYDLLRRKLSQIEDSKESTPGVTRRPDLRAGTILMNKGIRTNVKKRIGVVPGVEVGDIFFFRMEMCLVGLHAPIMAGIDYMGLKVSQDEEPVAVSIVSSGGYEDNSEDADVLVYSGQGGNINNKGMEITDQKLERGNLALEKSLHRGNEVRVIRGVKDIANPTGKIYVYDGLYKIQESWVDKGKSGCNVFKYKLVRLSGQPEAYTVWKSVQQWKDGSTARVGVISHDLTSGAESIPVSLVNDVDDEKWPSNFTYYPGLKYSKPVNSNESSTGCGCHGGCLAGNSSCPCIQRNGGNLPYTTNGVLVSQKPLIHECGSSCICPPNCKNRVCQSGLKIRLEVFKTKDKGWGLRSWDPIRSGAFICEYGGEVTDITSAEELRCVNDDDYIFYATRTNQSGEGFLNASNETLKIPFPLIINAKHAGNVARFMNHSCSPNVFWQPVLRENSKECDLHIVFYAYRHIPPMTELTYSYGIVPPDRADQRRKKCLCGSAKCLGYFY; from the coding sequence ATGGAAGACGACGATGGGCAAGACTATGTGGATAAATCTAGGGTTTTGAATGTGCGGCCGTTGCGATGTTTGGCTCCTATTTTCCCTTCAACGCCCAGTTTCCCTTCATTTCCCCATCCCCAAGCTTCTTCCCCTTTTATGTGCCCACCTCCTGCTGGTCATTTTCCCCCTGGTTTTGCGTCATTCTACCCGTTTTCGGGTTACCTGGATTCTCACAACATGCAAACTCCTATGCCTTTTGGGTTCAATGGTTCCATTCCGGCGGTTCCTATCAATTCATTCAGGAGTGGAGCAAATGGAGATGCTGGGTCTTCTGGACGGAGTTCGAGAAATCCCGGTCCATCGCAGTATGAAGAAGAAGAGGGTTATAGTGATTGGGTTCATGTAAATGATGGCGAAGATTCTAGCAAGGCTGCCACCAAAAAGAAAAGGATTCCGAAGAGGGCGCGAGCTCGCAGTGGCCAGGATATCAATGTTGCTTCCTCCGATGTGGATGTAGATGCTATGGTTGATAAAATTGTTGAGTCGTTTAATCTCATGGATTTTGATACATTCAAGCGAGCCGATGGTGACAAGGATTCGGTAGGATATATACGCATGATCTATGATTTGCTCCGAAGAAAGCTTTCTCAGATTGAGGATTCAAAGGAATCTACTCCAGGAGTAACTAGACGGCCTGACTTAAGAGCAGGGACGATCCTAATGAACAAAGGGATTCGAACCAATGTGAAGAAGAGAATTGGTGTTGTGCCTGGTGTGGAAGTTGGAGATATTTTCTTTTTCAGGATGGAGATGTGTTTGGTTGGGTTACATGCTCCAATTATGGCTGGTATTGATTACATGGGCCTCAAGGTCTCTCAAGATGAAGAGCCAGTAGCAGTTAGTATTGTCTCATCTGGAGGATATGAGGATAATTCGGAGGATGCTGATGTATTGGTTTATAGTGGTCAAGGTGGCAATATTAATAATAAAGGCATGGAAATAACTGATCAGAAGCTTGAACGGGGCAATCTTGCTTTAGAGAAGAGCTTGCACCGAGGTAATGAGGTTCGAGTGATTCGTGGTGTAAAAGATATAGCAAATCCAACTGGAAAGATTTATGTTTATGATGGTCTTTATAAAATCCAGGAATCATGGGTGGACAAAGGGAAGTCTGGTTGCAATGTATTTAAGTACAAATTAGTTAGGTTATCCGGGCAGCCTGAAGCATACACAGTGTGGAAATCTGTTCAGCAATGGAAGGATGGCAGTACTGCTAGAGTTGGGGTTATATCGCATGATCTTACTTCTGGGGCAGAAAGTATACCTGTTTCTCTTGTAAATGATGTTGATGATGAAAAGTGGCCATCAAATTTCACATATTATCCTGGTCTAAAGTACTCGAAACCTGTAAATTCAAATGAATCTTCAACTGGTTGTGGTTGCCATGGTGGATGTCTAGCTGGAAACTCCAGCTGCCCTTGCATTCAAAGAAATGGTGGTAATCTTCCATATACTACAAATGGGGTTCTTGTCAGCCAAAAACCGTTGATACATGAGTGTGGTTCTTCATGCATATGCCCTCCTAATTGCAAGAATAGGGTATGTCAGAGTGGTCTGAAAATTCGTTTAGAAGTGTTTAAAACTAAAGATAAAGGTTGGGGTCTAAGGTCATGGGATCCTATCCGCTCCGGGGCTTTTATTTGTGAATATGGAGGGGAGGTAACTGATATTACTAGTGCAGAGGAGCTCAGATGCGTAAACGATgatgattatattttttatgcaACCCGTACTAATCAGTCGGGGGAAGGTTTCTTGAATGCATCTAATGAGACTCTGAAGATCCCGTTTCCTCTAATTATAAATGCAAAACATGCCGGTAATGTAGCTCGGTTTATGAACCACAGCTGCTCTCCGAATGTATTCTGGCAGCCAGTTTTGCGCGAGAATAGCAAGGAGTGTGATCTCCATATCGTGTTTTATGCCTACAGACACATACCTCCAATGACTGAGTTGACATATAGCTACGGCATTGTTCCACCAGATAGAGCAGACCAGAGGAGAAAAAAGTGCCTTTGCGGATCAGCAAAGTGTTTAGGCTACTTTTACTAG